The region CGCCGCCGACGCGCTGAGGGAGACCGCGGCCGCGGTGGCGGCCCGGCCGGTCAGCGGGATCCGGGCGGAGGGCACCGCGCAGAGACAGACCGCGAGGCCGGCGGCCACCACGACCAGGTGCGGGCGGGTGGGCTGGCGGGCCGGCGCCAGGGTCTCGAACCCGACGAGGAGCAGCAGGGCCACGGCCAGTACGACGCGGGCGGCGACGGCCTCGCGCGGGTGGGTGTCCGTCCACCGGGCCGGCCGGCTCCCGCGCGCGGCCCGCCGGGCGCGCCCGGGCCCGCCGCCCGGGGCGCGCCGTGTTCGGGTGCGCTCGCCGTGCTCGTTCACGAGCTGCCGGAGGACAGGCCGCTCTCCCAGGCCCAGAAGGCGATCTCGACCCGGTTGCGGGCGTCCAGCTTGATCTGCACGTTCGCCAGATGGGACTTGACCGTGGACAGCGACAGATACAGTGCGCCGGCGATCTCGGCGTTGGTCCGGCCGCCGGCCAGCGCGCGGACGACGTCGCGTTCGCGGTCGGTGAGCGGCTCGGAGGGAGTGCGGACGGTCCGGCCCCCGCCGCCGGCGGGGCGCAGCTCGCGCAGCAGCCGGGCGGTGATCGCGGGCGAGAGCAGCGAGTGGCCGACGGCGGCGGCCCGTACGGCCTCCACGAGCAGCGCGGGGCTGGCGTCCTTGAGGAGGAAGCCGGAGGCCCCGCCGTGCAGCGCGGCGTGCACGTATTCGTCCAGGTCGAAGGTGGTGACGATGACGATCCGGGGGATGTGGCGGCAGTCGGGGCGGCCGGCGCGCCCGGTCAGCCGGCGGGTGACCTCCAGCCCGTCGGTCCTGGGCATCCGGATGTCCAGCAGCAGCACGTCGGGGCGCAGCCGGTCGACGGCGGCGAGGGCGGCCTCGCCGTCGGTGACGTCGGCGAGGACCTCGATGTCGTCCTGGCTCTCCAGGACCATCCGGAAGCCGATGCGGACCACTTCCTGGTCGTCCGCGATCACCACACTGATCGGCATTGTCGTTCCTCCTCGGCGCCCTCGGGTGCGGGTCGGTGTCCGTCCCTGCGGCCGGCGGTGCTCACGGGCCGCAACTGCTGCCGCGGACGGTCCGCCGGACCGGGCGCCGGGGCGGGCCGGTCAGCCCTGGGCCGCGTTCGAGGGTTCGTCGGCCGGCAGCTCGACGGGGTCGTGGGGGCCGCCGAGCAGCACATACGCGAGGGTCGCCGCGGAGGCGGCGAGGAGCAGTGCGGCGACGACCGTCGCACGGCGGTCGCGGTCGCCTGCCGGGCGTCGGGGGCGGGGCTCGGTGGTCATACCGTTCACCGTAGGAAGCCGCCGCGAAGCCGCCCATAGGCCGTCCGGTCATCCCTGACGGCACAAGGCCCGGCCACAAGCACGAGCTTGGTCCCGGGGCGGGCGGACCAACGGCCGTGGCGGGACGGGACCTAGGTGTATTGATCACGAGCGTTGTTAACGCTGGCTGGGCTTGATCATGGCGAAGACCTCCGGTGTGGTGGAGCTGTCTAGGACTGCACCGCACGGAGGTCTTCGTGTCCCACCGTAATGCCCGGCTGACCGTTCACGGCAGGCGGCTGCTGGTCGAGCGCGTCCGTTCCGGGCGCCCCATCGCGCACGTCGCCGCCGAGATGGGCATCTCGCGGCCCACCGCCCACAAGTGGCTGCGTCGCTGGAGAACGCAGGGCGAGGCCGGGCTGCACGATCGTCCCAGCCGGCCGCACACGACACCGCACCGGACTCCTCTCGCGGTAGAGGACCAGGTATGCCGGTTGCGGCAAGACCGGAAGCTGGGCCCGGCTCGCATCGCACCGATCCTGGGCCTGCCGGCCTCGACCGTCCACCGGGTCCTGGCCCGGCACGGCCTGAACCGCCTCGCCTTCCTCGACCGGCCCACCGGCCAGGTCATCCGCCGCTACGAACGCAGCAGGCCCGGCGAGCTCGTCCACGTGGACGTGAAGAAACTCGGCCGCATACCCGACGGCGGGGGCTGGCGCATCCACGGCCGTGCCGCCTGCCCCGACCGCCGCCGCACCACAGGCTTCGACTACATCCACTCCGCAGTCGACGACCACAGCCGCCTCGCCTACAGCGAAGTCCACCGGGACGAGAAAGCCGCCACCTGCGCGGCCTTCCTGCAGCGGGCCGCAGCCTTCTTCGCCGCCTGCGGCATCCTGCGCATCGAACGTGTCCTGACGGACAACGCCTGGCCCTACCGCAAGAGCTTCGCCTGGCGTCAGGCGCTTGCAGATCTCGGCGCGGCCGGCAAGCTCACGCGCATCTACCGGCCGCAGACCAATGGCAAGGTCGAACGCTTCAACCGCACCCTGCTCGACGAATGGGCCTACCTACGGCCCTACACCAGCAACGACGAACGAACCGCCGCACTGGACACCTTCCTGCACAGCTACAACCATCACAGGTGCCACACCGCACTCGGAGGCAAGTCACCCATCAGCCGCGTGAACAACCCTGCGGGTCAATACACCTAGGGCCCAGACCAAGGTCGGGGACTTCGGACCCGCGAAGGGCCCGGGGAGAAGCTCCCCGGGCCCTCGGTGTGCGTGGTGCGGTCAGCCGCCCAGTTCGCCCGCGGCCTTCTTGATGTTCGCGGCGAAGGTGCTCACCTCGCTGTAGACACCGGGCTTGCCGGGCCGTGCGCAGCCCTCGCCCCAGGAGACGATGCCGACCTGGAGCCACTGCCCGGCGTCGTCCTTGCGGAACATCGGGCCGCCGGAGTCGCCCTGGCAGGTGTCGATACCGCCGGTGTCCAGCTTGCCCGCGCAGATCTCGTCGCCGGGCGTCAGCTGGTCGCCGTAGGCCTTCTGGCAGGCGGCGTCGTCGACGAACGGCACGGTGGCCTTGAGGAGGTAGCGCTGCTGGGAGCCGCCCTCCTTCTCGGCGCCCCAGCCGGCGATGGTGAAGTCGCCGTTGTTGAGCTTGTCGTCCTCGGCGATCTTGAGGGTGGGCTGGTCGATCGGCTTGGCGAGCTTGATGAGCGCCCAGTCCTTGCCCTTGCCGTTGTAGCCGGGCGCCTGCAGGACCTTGGTGGAGTCGACCTTGACGGCGGCGGAGTCCTGCAGGTCGACCACGCCCGCGGTGGCGGTGATCGAGGTGTTGTCGCCGCTGCCGTCGACGCAGTGCGCCGCGGTGAGCACGATGTCCTTGGCGTACAGGGCGCCGCCGCAGCCCATCGACAGCCGGACCATGAACGGGAATTCACCCTGGCCGGCCTTGGTGCCGCCGACGACCTTGGTGTGGACGGAACCGGAGGGGGCCGGCGAGGGGGCGGCCGAGGCCGAACCGGGCTGGAGGCTGAAAGCGGCGAGGGCCACGGCGCCGAGGGCAGTGCTTCTTCTGAGGTGCTTCCGGTAGCTGCGCAACGGGCTTCCTTTCGTGGGGGGTTGCACGTCGATGACGAGCCCATGCCAACACCGGAGCCGGACGTGGCCGCCGTGAAAGGTGCCTGGAGGACGGCAGCACGCCGTAAGGCGTCCGGACCCAGTGGGGGATGAGTCCGTTGAGCGCCCTGTGATTATGTGGAGTGTCCGATCAGAGTGACAAGGGTGCGCATCCGGCCAACTCCCCTGCCCCACACGCCCCGTACGGCCCATACCGGACCTTCCCGGCGCGCCGTACAGTGGCCGGGTGACCACCGGCGGCAGTGAGATCGAGCACGGGTACCCGCATCTCGACACGGTGCGCGCGGCCATCCACGCCCTGTTCAAACGCCTGACGTACGACACCGTGAGCACCTTCGCCACCAGCGTGCTGCCGGTCGACGTGGCCTTCGACGACACCGAGGACCTGCACCTGGGCGCACAGCGGGTCGCCCGCGCCATGGTCCGCCAACTGCATCTGCCGGACGCCCGGACGGTCATCACCTTCCGGGAGATGGAACACGCCGCCGCCGTCGAACTCACCGCGGGGCCCGAGTACTTCATCGAGCTCAACGACCGCTTCAAGAAGCACCGCAAGGACATCGGCGCCGCGCTGGCCCACGAGGTGATGCATCTGTATCTGCACCGCCTGGACCTGTCGTTCCCCGGCACCCGTGACAACGAGATCCTCACCGACACCGCCGCCGCGTACCTCGGCGCCGGCTGGCTGCTGCTGGACGCCTACCGCGAGCACGGTCCGTTCTCGCAGAAGCTCGGCTATCTGACGCCGGAGGAGTTCGGCTACGTCCTCGCCCAGCGGGCCGAGTTCTTCGGCGAGGACCCGTCGCCGTGGTTCACCAGCCCGCAGGCGTACGACGCGTACACGGCGGGCGCGGCGCGGGCCCGCCGGGACGCGCGCCGGCCGCCGCTCGCCGCCGCCGGCTGGACCGCCCGGCTGCGCTACGCCAAGGACCGCCGGGCGGCGCAGGATCCGCGGCGCACCGGCCGGCCCCCCGCCACCGCCGACTACGCCTTCGAGGGCCCGCCCCTGCGGGTGACCTTCCCCTGCCCCGCCTGCCACCAGCGGATCCGCGTACCGGTCCGCGGCCGGCTGCAGGCCCGCTGCGGGCTGTGCAAGACCCTGCTGGACTGCGATACGTGACGGAGCGGCGGCCGCTTCCCGGGGCGGGGCAGCTGGGGTCCGGGCCGACGGTCCGGTCCTAGACCAGCCACTCCCCGTCGCGCATCAGGGTCCGGCCGGCCATCTCCACAACCGTTCCCCATGCCTGCAGCACCTGCGGGGCGACACGGAAGAACACGTACGAGGGGTGGTCCTCGCGGGGGTCCCAGCCGTCCTTGGCGGCGAACGCGTCGCCCACCCCGGCCGGGAGCTCCTCACGGGTCAGCATCCGTGCGGTGCCGTGGACCAGGACCACGTCCCGGGTGTGGCCGAAGGAGAGCCGGACCCGGCCCGAGGCGCACAGATTGCGGCCGGTCGGGTTGGTGTCGCGGGTGGAGAGCCACACCGCCTCGCCGTCCCACCAGAAGGCCAGCGGAACGAGGCAGGGCTCACCGGTGGCGTCGGCCGTGGCGGCCCATACGTCATTGTCCCGCGCGAGCCGTGCGAGCGCCTCGCGCTTGCGCTGTTCCGGGCTGCGGGGTCCGCCGGGGCGAGAGTCGGCTGTCGTCATGCGGGGAGGCTATGGCGTGCGACGCTCCGTCACATCCGGCGGCGGAACTAGGTCGCAGGGCGGAGGGCCGTCCTCGGACCGGGCGGGACCGCTCGGCACGCCCCTAGACCCACCCGTCCAGGCCCGCCATGAACCCGTCGAAGTCGTCGCGGTGGATGGTGTGTCCGGCGCCCTGGACCGTACGGACCTCGAACCCGCGGCCGGTCAGCTCGTCCGCCGCTCTCTCGGAGAAGAGGAACCCCTCCCCCGCGAACTGCACCAGCGACGGGACGACCGGCTTCTCGGGCACATGGTCCTCCCGGTGCACGGCGGACAGCGCGAGGGCGGTGCCGGTGTCCCACTCCGCGACGGTGGCCAGCTCGATGTCGAGATCGGCGTCGTTCCAGCGCGGATTGAAGGTGCGCAGCATCGCCCGGTCGGCCCTCTTGAACGTGAGGAACAGCGCCGGGTCGACAGGCTCCTGGAAGGCGGGGAACGACCACGCGGGATCGCTGTAGACCGCCCGCCGCGGCTGCAGCCGCTCCACCGCCAGGGACAGCGCCAGGCCGCCCAGCGAGTGCCCGATGACGACCTCGGGGCCGGCGGGCAGGGTCTCCACGAGGTCCTCGGCGAACAGCTCGGTGCTGTAGTCGCCGCGCGGACTGCGGCCGTGGCCGCGCAGATCGACGGCGATGACGCGATAGCCCCGGCCGGCGAGCTCCGGACCGACGCGGTGCCAGGTGCGGTGATCGGACATCAGCCCGTGCACCAGCACCGCGGTCCGCTCGCCGGTGCCCCATTCGTGGGTGTGCAGCTGCATGCCCGTGCCTCTCCTCGGTTCCCGTGCGCGCCGCCTGCCGATGGTCCGCGGCCCGGCTCCCGGACCGGGCCGCACCCGCGCGAGATTACACACGCAAGGAGGCGTGACGGGCGCGCCCCGCCCCTGTCCGCCGCGGTCCTGACCTGCACGGCCCTCTGCCGGGCGCCCCCGCCGTCGCGCTGTCGCGCCGCTGCGGGCGCCCCGCGGACCGGCGGGCGGCGCAGGGACCGCCCGCTCGGCCCGTCAGCGCCAGTCGCTCTCCGGCGTCGCCGCCGCCAGTACTTCCCGTGCACCGGTGCGGAGGGGTACGCCGTGCGGGACGCACACCGTGTCGACGTCGAGTGCGGCGAGCCGGCGGAAGGACGCGACGGCCTCCTCGCGGGCGACGTTGAACGGGCCGAGGACCGCGTGGCGGCCGTCGGGGGCGGTGGCGATGAGGTCGCCGGGGAAGAGCAGCCGGCTCTCGGGGAGGTGGAGCGCGATCCCGCCGGGTGTGTGCCCGGGGACGTGCAGCACCCGCACCGGTTCCCCCCAGCCGTCGAGGGTGTCCCCGTCGTGCAGGACGGTGTCGACCTCGGCAGGGCGCAGCGCCGGCATCCCGGATGCCGCCAGGTCCGCCATGACCCCTTCGTGCAGGGACCGTTCCGCGGGGGTCAGCACCGGCGTGGGTTCGGGGGCGGTGCCGCGGATGTACGGGGCGTCCAGTGCTCCGGCCAGCACGCGGGCGCCGGTGGCCGCGGCCAGGTCGGCGGCGGAGCCCATGTGGTCCACGTGGCAGTGGGTGAGCACGATCTGCCGCAGCTGTTCCGGGCGGCCGCCGAGCGCGGCGAGGGCGTCGAGGACGGCGGGGGCCGAGCCGGGGATGCCGGTGTCGACGAGCGCGTAACCGTCGTCGGGCAGCGCGACGAGGTACACATGCCCGACGGGGAAGGGGAGTTGCCAGACGGTGGGGGTGATCTCGGTCGGTGCGTCCATGACCGGGACGCTAGCGGGCGGGCGGTGCGCCGCCACCGGGTGTTCGCCGCGGGCGGAGCCCGGAGCGCGGGTGCTGGAGCCTGCCGCCCGGCCCCGGGCGGCAGGGACGGAAAGGGCCGGAACCTGTCTTGCGCCTGGCACGTCCCATCCGTGACACAAGGAGGCAATGTCATGCGAGGATCCCACCTCTCCCGCACCCGTACCCTCACCGCCGTGCTCGCGCTGGCGACGACCGGCGCCGTCGCCCTGTCCGGCTGTGGCCAGAAGGAGCAGAAGGTGGCCCCCGCGGCGCCGCCGAAGAAGCAGGACGCGTTCGAGCGGCGCGCGGATCAGATCGTGCGGGACTGGCCGAAGGTCTCCCCGGTCCACGGCCGGCAGCAGGCGCTGCTGCCGCTGGTGACGGCGGAGCGCCCCGGGAAGAAGGCGGCGCGGGAGATCACCGTCACCGTCGGGCACAGCGCCTGCGATGTCCGTTTCGGTGCGCGCAGCCATGAGTCGAAGGACCTGGTGGTGATCACCGGCTGGGGCAAGCGGAAGAGCGCCAAGGGGATGTGCACCGAGCAACTGGCCACCGACAAGGTGACGGTGCACCTCAAGAGCGCACTGGACGGCCGCAAGGTCGTGGACGCGGCGACCGGCAAGCAGCTCCTGAAGGGCTGACGGCGGGGACGGCGTGCGCGCGCGTGTGCTCCGCGGTTCGCGTGTGCGCGCGCTCGAACCCCCTAGGCTCGCGGCATGAGCCCTTCCATCGCCCGCAACACCCGCGTCGAGCTGCCCGAGCTGCTGGAGTTCGTCCGCCCCCGTCACCGCGCGATCCTGCTCACCCGCCGCAGCGACGGCACCCCGCAGGGCTCGCCGCTGACCTGTGGGGTGGACGACTCCGGGCGGCTGGTCATGTCGACGTATCCGGAGCGCGCCAAGGTCCGCAACGCCCGCCGGGTCTCCTCGGTCAGCGTCATCGTGCTGTCCGACGAATGGAACGGGCCGTGGGTGCAGATCGACGGCGAGGCCGAGGTCATCGACGCGCCGGATGCGATCGAACCGCTCGTCGAGTACTACCGCAACATCGCCGGCGAGCACCCGGACTGGGATGAGTACCGGGAGGCGATGCGCAAGCAGGGCAAGTCGCTGATCCGGGTGACGCCGCTGCGCTGGGGGCCGGTCGCGACCGGCGGTTTCCCGGCCCGGCTCACGGAGGACGGCGACGAGTAGCCCGCCCTGCCGCGGCCCGGCGCACCGGCCGGGGGAGACGTCAACGGGTGCCGCGGGTACCGCCGTTGACGTTCAGCACCTGGCCGGTGAGGTGCCGGGCCGCCGGTGAGGCCAGGAAGGCCACGGTCCCCGCGATGTCGTCCGGGGACCCGGGGCGGCCCGTCGCGGAGGCGGCCACCAGGTGGTCGCGGCGCTCGTCGGTGAGCCGGTCGTGGAAGAAGTCGGTCCCGGCGACATAGCCGGGCGAGACGACGTTGGCGGTGATGTCGCGGGGGCCGAGCGTCCGGGACAGCCCGATGTTCCAGGAGGCGAGGCCGGCCTTGGCCGCTCCGTAGGCGCCGCCGGAGCCCTGGTCGGCGGCGATCGATCCGAGGTGGACCACCGCGCCGCCGGCCGCCAGCCGGTCGTCCACCGCCTTGGTGGTCAGCACGGCGCTGAGCAGGTTCGCGTCGAGGTTGGCGCGGAAGTGGCGGGCGTAGGCCGCCAGGCCGGTGGCCCCGTCCGTGCCGAGGTCGGTGTTGCCGCCGGCGTTGTTGACCAGGACGTCGATCCGCTCGGGGAGTGCGGTCAGCAGGGCGGTGAGCGCGTCGGGGTCGGTGTGGTCGCACACCAGTGGGCGGACGGTCCGGCGGCCGGCCGCGGTCTCGTCGAGGGGTCCGGGGCGCCGGCCGGTGACGATGACGTCGTCGCCGTCGTCGGCGAAGTGGTGGGCGACGGCGCGTCCGATGCCGGTTCCGCCGCCGGTGACCAGGATGGTGCGTGACATATGCTGAGCTCCGTCCAATACGTTCAGGTCTAAATTTAGAGCTGAACATAACATCACCCGGAGGGCCCGTGGCAAGAGAATCCGAGGCGGACGACGGCAACGGCCGTCCGGCCGCCCCCGCCTACCCCGTAGCGGAGATCGCTGCCGCCTGGGAGCGCGAACGCCCCGGCACCCCGGTCTCCTCCATCGGCATCGTGACGCCGATCTGGCAGCTGGCGAAGCTGCTGGGCGACGACCGGCGCCGGGTGCTGGCCCACGCGGGGATGGACCCGGCCACCCTCGACCTGCTCAGCGTGCTGCGCCGCAGCGGCGCGCCGTACACCCTGACGACCCGTGAGCTCGGCCGCCGCTCCCTGATCACCGCGGGGGCGGTCTCCCAGCGGGTGACCCGCGCGGAGCGCGAGGGGCTGGTCACCCGACGGCCCGGCGAGGGGCGGCCGCGCACGGTCCTGGTCGAGCTGACCCCGGCCGGCCATGAGCGGATCGAGGCGACCGTCGACCGAGTGCTCTGCCGTGAGGCCGAGTTGATCGACGGACTCACCCCCGAGCAGCAGGAGCAGCTCGCCGGTCTGCTGCGGATCCTGCTCCAGGACACCCAGCGCAAGCTCGGCGACGACCGGATCGGCCAGGTCGGCGAGGACTGAGCCCCCGGCCGGTCAGGCGCGGGGCGGTGCGAAGGCGAGCGAGGGGAACAACGCCTCGTCGGGCAGCCCGAGCTGCGCCCGGAAGGCCGTCCGGCCCGCCGCGGTGACGGTGAGGATGCGGGTGGCGACGGCCTTGACGACCCAGCCGTGCTCCAGGGCGTGCCGGTAGAGGGCGGCGCCGACCGCGCCGGAGAGGTGCCGGCGGCGCACCGTCCAGTCGAGGCAGGTGCGGACATGGGCCCGGTGGGCGGCCGAGGGGCCGGTGTCGGGGATGCCGAGGGCGGTCAGCCAGGTGGCGCCCGCCACGGTCAGCACCGGGCCGTAGTCCCGCCCCAGCAGGCCGCGTTCGGCCATCGCCTCGACGATGGCGACGCCGAGCGCACCGGCGATGTGGTCGTAGCACGTCCGGGCGTGGTGCAGGGCCCGGCGGTGGTTGGCCTCGGCCAGGGAGCGGATCGGGACCTGGCGGTAGGGGGCGAGGCCGGCGAGGTTCTCCAGGGTCTCCGCGGCCTCCGGTCCGGCCAGGCGTACGTAACGGCGTCGCCCCTGGCGCTCCTCGGCGAGCAGGCCTCCGGAGACCAGGAGGTTGAGGTGCTCGGTGGTGGTGGAAGGTGCCACGGCGGCGTACTCGGCCAGTTCACCGGCGGTCCAGCTGCCGCCGTCGAGCAGGGCCATGCAGATGGCGGCACGGGTGCGGTCCGCGAGCAGTGCCGCCAAGGCGGCGAGATCGGGGGTCTCCGCGACGCTTTCCTGATCGGCGTCCCATCGTTTCATGTACACAGAGTAACCTCTGATCACATTTCGGTGAGCGCCGAATCATCCGGCTTCTATCCTCGAAACCATGAAGGTCGCGCTGGAGAAGAGCAGTTCGGTCGCCCCGGCGCTGCTGTCCACGGAGAACGACGACGGGACATTTGTGCTGGTCGAGCTGCGCATCCGGTGGGAGCTCGGACCGGTCGCCAGCGTCTGGCTGCCGGCCCGCGGCCGGACCGCGCAGAATCTCGCGGTGCGCCCGGACGTGGTGTTCAATCTGCTGCCCGACACGACGGGGGGCGAGGAGGGGCCGAGCGCCGGGCCCTGCTCCACGGACGCGCCGTGGACGGAGCCGTCCGAGCTGGTGCGGCCGCCTCGACTG is a window of Streptomyces caniferus DNA encoding:
- a CDS encoding PPOX class F420-dependent oxidoreductase, coding for MSPSIARNTRVELPELLEFVRPRHRAILLTRRSDGTPQGSPLTCGVDDSGRLVMSTYPERAKVRNARRVSSVSVIVLSDEWNGPWVQIDGEAEVIDAPDAIEPLVEYYRNIAGEHPDWDEYREAMRKQGKSLIRVTPLRWGPVATGGFPARLTEDGDE
- a CDS encoding ArsR/SmtB family transcription factor, producing the protein MKRWDADQESVAETPDLAALAALLADRTRAAICMALLDGGSWTAGELAEYAAVAPSTTTEHLNLLVSGGLLAEERQGRRRYVRLAGPEAAETLENLAGLAPYRQVPIRSLAEANHRRALHHARTCYDHIAGALGVAIVEAMAERGLLGRDYGPVLTVAGATWLTALGIPDTGPSAAHRAHVRTCLDWTVRRRHLSGAVGAALYRHALEHGWVVKAVATRILTVTAAGRTAFRAQLGLPDEALFPSLAFAPPRA
- a CDS encoding S1 family peptidase gives rise to the protein MRSYRKHLRRSTALGAVALAAFSLQPGSASAAPSPAPSGSVHTKVVGGTKAGQGEFPFMVRLSMGCGGALYAKDIVLTAAHCVDGSGDNTSITATAGVVDLQDSAAVKVDSTKVLQAPGYNGKGKDWALIKLAKPIDQPTLKIAEDDKLNNGDFTIAGWGAEKEGGSQQRYLLKATVPFVDDAACQKAYGDQLTPGDEICAGKLDTGGIDTCQGDSGGPMFRKDDAGQWLQVGIVSWGEGCARPGKPGVYSEVSTFAANIKKAAGELGG
- a CDS encoding alpha/beta fold hydrolase; the encoded protein is MQLHTHEWGTGERTAVLVHGLMSDHRTWHRVGPELAGRGYRVIAVDLRGHGRSPRGDYSTELFAEDLVETLPAGPEVVIGHSLGGLALSLAVERLQPRRAVYSDPAWSFPAFQEPVDPALFLTFKRADRAMLRTFNPRWNDADLDIELATVAEWDTGTALALSAVHREDHVPEKPVVPSLVQFAGEGFLFSERAADELTGRGFEVRTVQGAGHTIHRDDFDGFMAGLDGWV
- a CDS encoding IS481 family transposase; protein product: MSHRNARLTVHGRRLLVERVRSGRPIAHVAAEMGISRPTAHKWLRRWRTQGEAGLHDRPSRPHTTPHRTPLAVEDQVCRLRQDRKLGPARIAPILGLPASTVHRVLARHGLNRLAFLDRPTGQVIRRYERSRPGELVHVDVKKLGRIPDGGGWRIHGRAACPDRRRTTGFDYIHSAVDDHSRLAYSEVHRDEKAATCAAFLQRAAAFFAACGILRIERVLTDNAWPYRKSFAWRQALADLGAAGKLTRIYRPQTNGKVERFNRTLLDEWAYLRPYTSNDERTAALDTFLHSYNHHRCHTALGGKSPISRVNNPAGQYT
- a CDS encoding pyridoxamine 5'-phosphate oxidase family protein translates to MTTADSRPGGPRSPEQRKREALARLARDNDVWAATADATGEPCLVPLAFWWDGEAVWLSTRDTNPTGRNLCASGRVRLSFGHTRDVVLVHGTARMLTREELPAGVGDAFAAKDGWDPREDHPSYVFFRVAPQVLQAWGTVVEMAGRTLMRDGEWLV
- a CDS encoding SDR family NAD(P)-dependent oxidoreductase, which gives rise to MSRTILVTGGGTGIGRAVAHHFADDGDDVIVTGRRPGPLDETAAGRRTVRPLVCDHTDPDALTALLTALPERIDVLVNNAGGNTDLGTDGATGLAAYARHFRANLDANLLSAVLTTKAVDDRLAAGGAVVHLGSIAADQGSGGAYGAAKAGLASWNIGLSRTLGPRDITANVVSPGYVAGTDFFHDRLTDERRDHLVAASATGRPGSPDDIAGTVAFLASPAARHLTGQVLNVNGGTRGTR
- a CDS encoding MBL fold metallo-hydrolase, yielding MDAPTEITPTVWQLPFPVGHVYLVALPDDGYALVDTGIPGSAPAVLDALAALGGRPEQLRQIVLTHCHVDHMGSAADLAAATGARVLAGALDAPYIRGTAPEPTPVLTPAERSLHEGVMADLAASGMPALRPAEVDTVLHDGDTLDGWGEPVRVLHVPGHTPGGIALHLPESRLLFPGDLIATAPDGRHAVLGPFNVAREEAVASFRRLAALDVDTVCVPHGVPLRTGAREVLAAATPESDWR
- a CDS encoding response regulator, which produces MPISVVIADDQEVVRIGFRMVLESQDDIEVLADVTDGEAALAAVDRLRPDVLLLDIRMPRTDGLEVTRRLTGRAGRPDCRHIPRIVIVTTFDLDEYVHAALHGGASGFLLKDASPALLVEAVRAAAVGHSLLSPAITARLLRELRPAGGGGRTVRTPSEPLTDRERDVVRALAGGRTNAEIAGALYLSLSTVKSHLANVQIKLDARNRVEIAFWAWESGLSSGSS
- a CDS encoding MarR family winged helix-turn-helix transcriptional regulator, translating into MARESEADDGNGRPAAPAYPVAEIAAAWERERPGTPVSSIGIVTPIWQLAKLLGDDRRRVLAHAGMDPATLDLLSVLRRSGAPYTLTTRELGRRSLITAGAVSQRVTRAEREGLVTRRPGEGRPRTVLVELTPAGHERIEATVDRVLCREAELIDGLTPEQQEQLAGLLRILLQDTQRKLGDDRIGQVGED